Proteins encoded together in one Cataglyphis hispanica isolate Lineage 1 chromosome 17, ULB_Chis1_1.0, whole genome shotgun sequence window:
- the LOC126855915 gene encoding N-sulphoglucosamine sulphohydrolase isoform X2, with protein MWNNCLNKSLCLLCIISLALRNTHGAVNAAQKNVLLLLADDAGFEMRSYLNKICQTPNLDKLAKESLLFNNAYTSVSSCSPSRSAILTGLPSHQNGMYGLHHGIHHFNSFDDVQSLPKILKRNNIRTGIIGKKHVGPSDVYPFDFAHTEENNSILQVGRNITYIKLLVREFLAVQNKTQPFFLYIAFHDPHRCGHTHPEYGNFCEKFGNGDVGMGTIPDWNPIYYQWDQVKVPYYVQNTEAARRDIAAQYTTISRLDKGVGLVLEELKNAGFKDNTLIIYTSDNGIPFPNGRTNLYDPGIAEPMIISSPIHGHRKNSVTYSMTSLLDIVPTILDWFNVTYVDYLSNSNEVSTPHLTEPIENNTAIFASQTHHEVTMYYPMRTIRTKRHKLIHNINYRMPFPIDQDFYVSPTFQDILNRTQSHQFLPWYKTLKKYYQRPEWELYDLKYDPEELNNIASKSSAKSIFIELKERLYNWLKITKDPWLCAPNGVLENVGHNAQCMPLNNFDY; from the exons ATGtggaataattgtttaaataaatcattgtgTCTTTTGTGCATTATCTCTTTGGCATTACGTAATACGCATGGAGCTGTTAACGCAGCTCAAAAAAATGTGCTCTTGTTGTTGG CTGATGATGCAGGATTTGAAATGCGATCCtacttgaataaaatatgtcaaactCCTAATTTGGATAAATTAGCAAAAGAGAGTCTATTGTTCAATAATGCATATACATCAGTCAGTAGCTGTTCACCAAG tCGCTCTGCAATATTAACTGGATTACCAAGTCATCAAAATGGAATGTACGGTCTTCATCATGGAATTcatcattttaattcttttgatgATGTTCAAAGTTTgccaaaaatattgaagagaaACAATATACGAACAg GAATTATTGGCAAAAAGCATGTAGGTCCAAGTGATGTTTATCCATTTGATTTTGCACATACAGAAGAGAATAATTCTATTCTTCAAGTAGGTcgtaatattacttatataaaactGTTAGTTCGTGAATTTCTTGCAGTTCAGAATAAAACACA acctttctttttatatattgccttTCACGATCCACATCGTTGTGGCCATACTCATCCAGAGTATGGCAATTTTTGTGAGAAATTTGGTAATGGTGATGTTGGAATGGGTACAATTCCTGATTGGAAtccaatatattatcaatgggACCAAGTTAAAGTACCATATTATGTTCAAAATACCGAAGCTGCTAGAAGAGATATTGCTGCCCAGTATACAACAATATCTCGTTTAGACAAAG gtgtCGGCCTCGTTcttgaagaattaaaaaatgcaggaTTCAAGGATAACACATTGATAATTTACACGTCCGATAATGGCATACCTTTCCCAAATGGTCGTACGAATTTATATGATCCAG gtATAGCTGAACCGATGATAATTTCATCACCGATTCACGGCCACAGAAAAAATAGTGTGACATACAGTATGACTTCTTTACTGGATATAGTACCAACAATATTAGATTGGTTCAATGTAACTTACGTGGATTACTTGTCAAACTCCAATGAAGTATCTACTCCACACCTTACTG AACCCATAGAAAATAATACGGCGATCTTTGCTAGCCAAACGCACCATGAAGTCACCATGTACTATCCCATGCGTACAATTAGAACAAAACGCCACAAActgatacataatattaactaCAGAATGCCATTTCCTATTGATCAGGACTTTTATGTATCTCCGACTTTCCAG gaCATTCTAAATAGAACACAAAGTCATCAATTTCTGCCATggtataaaacattaaagaaatattatcagaGACCAGAATGGGAAttgtatgatttaaaatatgatccagaggaattaaataatatagcttCAAAATCGTCTGCAAAG AGTATATTCATTGAACTTAAAGAAAGATTGTATAATTGGctgaaaataacaaaagatcCATGGCTTTGTGCACCAAATGGTGTTTTGGAAAATGTTGGACATAATGCTCAATGTATGCCTTTGAACAATTTCGATTATTGA
- the LOC126855915 gene encoding N-sulphoglucosamine sulphohydrolase isoform X1, with product MWNNCLNKSLCLLCIISLALRNTHGAVNAAQKNVLLLLADDAGFEMRSYLNKICQTPNLDKLAKESLLFNNAYTSVSSCSPSRSAILTGLPSHQNGMYGLHHGIHHFNSFDDVQSLPKILKRNNIRTGIIGKKHVGPSDVYPFDFAHTEENNSILQVGRNITYIKLLVREFLAVQNKTQPFFLYIAFHDPHRCGHTHPEYGNFCEKFGNGDVGMGTIPDWNPIYYQWDQVKVPYYVQNTEAARRDIAAQYTTISRLDKGVGLVLEELKNAGFKDNTLIIYTSDNGIPFPNGRTNLYDPGIAEPMIISSPIHGHRKNSVTYSMTSLLDIVPTILDWFNVTYVDYLSNSNEVSTPHLTGKSLLPLLLEEPIENNTAIFASQTHHEVTMYYPMRTIRTKRHKLIHNINYRMPFPIDQDFYVSPTFQDILNRTQSHQFLPWYKTLKKYYQRPEWELYDLKYDPEELNNIASKSSAKSIFIELKERLYNWLKITKDPWLCAPNGVLENVGHNAQCMPLNNFDY from the exons ATGtggaataattgtttaaataaatcattgtgTCTTTTGTGCATTATCTCTTTGGCATTACGTAATACGCATGGAGCTGTTAACGCAGCTCAAAAAAATGTGCTCTTGTTGTTGG CTGATGATGCAGGATTTGAAATGCGATCCtacttgaataaaatatgtcaaactCCTAATTTGGATAAATTAGCAAAAGAGAGTCTATTGTTCAATAATGCATATACATCAGTCAGTAGCTGTTCACCAAG tCGCTCTGCAATATTAACTGGATTACCAAGTCATCAAAATGGAATGTACGGTCTTCATCATGGAATTcatcattttaattcttttgatgATGTTCAAAGTTTgccaaaaatattgaagagaaACAATATACGAACAg GAATTATTGGCAAAAAGCATGTAGGTCCAAGTGATGTTTATCCATTTGATTTTGCACATACAGAAGAGAATAATTCTATTCTTCAAGTAGGTcgtaatattacttatataaaactGTTAGTTCGTGAATTTCTTGCAGTTCAGAATAAAACACA acctttctttttatatattgccttTCACGATCCACATCGTTGTGGCCATACTCATCCAGAGTATGGCAATTTTTGTGAGAAATTTGGTAATGGTGATGTTGGAATGGGTACAATTCCTGATTGGAAtccaatatattatcaatgggACCAAGTTAAAGTACCATATTATGTTCAAAATACCGAAGCTGCTAGAAGAGATATTGCTGCCCAGTATACAACAATATCTCGTTTAGACAAAG gtgtCGGCCTCGTTcttgaagaattaaaaaatgcaggaTTCAAGGATAACACATTGATAATTTACACGTCCGATAATGGCATACCTTTCCCAAATGGTCGTACGAATTTATATGATCCAG gtATAGCTGAACCGATGATAATTTCATCACCGATTCACGGCCACAGAAAAAATAGTGTGACATACAGTATGACTTCTTTACTGGATATAGTACCAACAATATTAGATTGGTTCAATGTAACTTACGTGGATTACTTGTCAAACTCCAATGAAGTATCTACTCCACACCTTACTGGCAAGTCGCTTCTACCATTACTTCTTGAAg AACCCATAGAAAATAATACGGCGATCTTTGCTAGCCAAACGCACCATGAAGTCACCATGTACTATCCCATGCGTACAATTAGAACAAAACGCCACAAActgatacataatattaactaCAGAATGCCATTTCCTATTGATCAGGACTTTTATGTATCTCCGACTTTCCAG gaCATTCTAAATAGAACACAAAGTCATCAATTTCTGCCATggtataaaacattaaagaaatattatcagaGACCAGAATGGGAAttgtatgatttaaaatatgatccagaggaattaaataatatagcttCAAAATCGTCTGCAAAG AGTATATTCATTGAACTTAAAGAAAGATTGTATAATTGGctgaaaataacaaaagatcCATGGCTTTGTGCACCAAATGGTGTTTTGGAAAATGTTGGACATAATGCTCAATGTATGCCTTTGAACAATTTCGATTATTGA
- the LOC126855915 gene encoding N-sulphoglucosamine sulphohydrolase isoform X3 — protein sequence MRSYLNKICQTPNLDKLAKESLLFNNAYTSVSSCSPSRSAILTGLPSHQNGMYGLHHGIHHFNSFDDVQSLPKILKRNNIRTGIIGKKHVGPSDVYPFDFAHTEENNSILQVGRNITYIKLLVREFLAVQNKTQPFFLYIAFHDPHRCGHTHPEYGNFCEKFGNGDVGMGTIPDWNPIYYQWDQVKVPYYVQNTEAARRDIAAQYTTISRLDKGVGLVLEELKNAGFKDNTLIIYTSDNGIPFPNGRTNLYDPGIAEPMIISSPIHGHRKNSVTYSMTSLLDIVPTILDWFNVTYVDYLSNSNEVSTPHLTGKSLLPLLLEEPIENNTAIFASQTHHEVTMYYPMRTIRTKRHKLIHNINYRMPFPIDQDFYVSPTFQDILNRTQSHQFLPWYKTLKKYYQRPEWELYDLKYDPEELNNIASKSSAKSIFIELKERLYNWLKITKDPWLCAPNGVLENVGHNAQCMPLNNFDY from the exons ATGCGATCCtacttgaataaaatatgtcaaactCCTAATTTGGATAAATTAGCAAAAGAGAGTCTATTGTTCAATAATGCATATACATCAGTCAGTAGCTGTTCACCAAG tCGCTCTGCAATATTAACTGGATTACCAAGTCATCAAAATGGAATGTACGGTCTTCATCATGGAATTcatcattttaattcttttgatgATGTTCAAAGTTTgccaaaaatattgaagagaaACAATATACGAACAg GAATTATTGGCAAAAAGCATGTAGGTCCAAGTGATGTTTATCCATTTGATTTTGCACATACAGAAGAGAATAATTCTATTCTTCAAGTAGGTcgtaatattacttatataaaactGTTAGTTCGTGAATTTCTTGCAGTTCAGAATAAAACACA acctttctttttatatattgccttTCACGATCCACATCGTTGTGGCCATACTCATCCAGAGTATGGCAATTTTTGTGAGAAATTTGGTAATGGTGATGTTGGAATGGGTACAATTCCTGATTGGAAtccaatatattatcaatgggACCAAGTTAAAGTACCATATTATGTTCAAAATACCGAAGCTGCTAGAAGAGATATTGCTGCCCAGTATACAACAATATCTCGTTTAGACAAAG gtgtCGGCCTCGTTcttgaagaattaaaaaatgcaggaTTCAAGGATAACACATTGATAATTTACACGTCCGATAATGGCATACCTTTCCCAAATGGTCGTACGAATTTATATGATCCAG gtATAGCTGAACCGATGATAATTTCATCACCGATTCACGGCCACAGAAAAAATAGTGTGACATACAGTATGACTTCTTTACTGGATATAGTACCAACAATATTAGATTGGTTCAATGTAACTTACGTGGATTACTTGTCAAACTCCAATGAAGTATCTACTCCACACCTTACTGGCAAGTCGCTTCTACCATTACTTCTTGAAg AACCCATAGAAAATAATACGGCGATCTTTGCTAGCCAAACGCACCATGAAGTCACCATGTACTATCCCATGCGTACAATTAGAACAAAACGCCACAAActgatacataatattaactaCAGAATGCCATTTCCTATTGATCAGGACTTTTATGTATCTCCGACTTTCCAG gaCATTCTAAATAGAACACAAAGTCATCAATTTCTGCCATggtataaaacattaaagaaatattatcagaGACCAGAATGGGAAttgtatgatttaaaatatgatccagaggaattaaataatatagcttCAAAATCGTCTGCAAAG AGTATATTCATTGAACTTAAAGAAAGATTGTATAATTGGctgaaaataacaaaagatcCATGGCTTTGTGCACCAAATGGTGTTTTGGAAAATGTTGGACATAATGCTCAATGTATGCCTTTGAACAATTTCGATTATTGA